The genomic window GTTTGTTTACAAATGCATTTCACTCCGTCACATTTCTGTAATGAACGGTATTATTTAAAATCAAATGATATCTTTTCTTCTAATTCACCATTACCGTTTCACATCGACTAAAAAAAAGGGAATTAACTTGTTATTCATCTAGATAAATAGTATTTTTATGGGTTTAAGATTTTTAATCTGTTTCCATTTCTACAAAAAAAAATCTGTCAACAGTAAAAGTTTGACAGAAATTTGACAGAATTCAATTAATTTAGTTATCTGGTGTTAAAGTACTTCTTAAATAGGCTTGGATAAACGAATCAATGTCTCCATCCATCACATTTGTAACATTGCCTGATTCATAATTTGTGCGATGATCTTTGACCATCGTATAAGGATGGAAAACATAGGATCTAATCTGAGATCCCCAGCCTATTTCTTTTTGTTCTCCTCTTATTTCAGCCATTTCTTGTTCTTTCTTTTTGATGTCTAATTGATGCAACTTAGCCTTTAACATACCCATCGCTTGATCTCTATTTTTCATTTGCGAACGTTGCGCTTGACTGGCGACAACAATCCCTGTTGGAGTGTGCGTAATTCGAATAGCCGAGTCTGTTTTGTTGATATGCTGTCCACCAGCTCCACTTGCTCGATAAGTATCTACTCTCAAATCATCTGAATTGATTTCAATATTAATATCTCCTTCTATTTCTGGAATAACATCGATAGAAACAAACGACGTATGACGGCGCCCAGCTGAATCAAACGGTGAAATACGAACTAAACGATGAACCCCTTTTTCAGCTTTTAAATAACCATAGGCATTATGGCCTTTAATTAATAACGTCACACTTTTTATTCCGGCTTCGTCACCAGCCTGGTAATCAAGAGTCTCAACTTTAAACCCTTTTTTATCAGCCCAACGCGTGTACATACGCAATAACATACTGCCCCAATCTTGTGATTCCGTTCCACCAGCTCCTGGGTGTAACTCAATAATTGCATTGTTCTTATCATAGGGTTCACTCAATAGCATATCTAATTCATACTGTTCAAGTGTCTGAAAGAAAATCTTACTATCATTTTCTAATTCTTCTTCTAAATCTGGATCGTTTTCTTCTTTAACCATATCAAGCATGAGCTCTAGTTCTTCCTGTTTATCTTCTAATTGTTTAAAGCTTGTATAGGTTTCTTTCAGCGTATTCGCTTCATTAATCAAGGCCTGCGCTTTTTGTGCATCATCCCAAAAAGTAGGATTTGTCATTTGATAATCGTATTCAGCAATGTTTTGTTCCATGCTCTCTAAGTCAAAGAGACCTCCTGAAACCGGCAATCTTTTCTTTCACTGCTTCTACTTTATTTCTAATGTCACTTATTTCCATTCTTATTACCCCTTATCAAAATAATTTAGTGAGAAAAACACGATTTGCTAATCAAATCGTGTTTTTCTCTTTTTCAACTTTTAGTTTTAAGCTTGTCCATGACAATTTTTGTATTTTTTGCCGCTGCCACATGGACATGGATCGTTACGACCTACTTTTGTTCCATCAGCAGATACTGGTTTTTTCTTTGCTTCTTTAACAACTTCACCGTCACCCGCTGAACGAGCTGTCGTACCTTTAGCTACCTGTTCTCTTTGTAAATTTTGACGAATTTGAGACTTCATCAATAATCTAGTCACATCGTAATCAATGGCTGCGATCATTTCTTCAAATAATCTAAATCCTTCTGTTTGGTATTCAACCAACGGATTTGATTGACCATACGCTACTAAACCGATACCTTGACGTAATTGATCCATTGTATCAATATGATCTGTCCACTTGCTGTCTACTACTCGTAAAATAACCACTTTTTCAAATTCTAATACTTGCTCTGTTCCATTTAATTGTTGCTCTTTTTCAGTGTAAATTTCTTTTGCCGCATCTAGTAAAATAGTTTGAATTTCAATGGCCGATTTATTTTCTAGATCAACTAAACTCAAATCATCTGGATGAACAACTGCCGAATGAGCAAAATCTAAAATATTTTGGAGACTCCACTCTTCTTTAAGTCCTTGCGTATGTAGTTGGACCATACGGTTAATAGCACGTGCCATCATCGGAATCGTTACTTTTTTCAATGATTCTTGTTCCATGATCACTTCTAAGCGTTGTTTGTACATAATTTCGCGCTGTTCGCGCATAACGTCATCGTACTGTAAGACGTTCTTACGTGTATCATAGTTATTTCCTTCAACGCGTTTTTGAGCGGATTCAACTTGGCGCGAAATCATTTTACTTTGGATAACAGCATCTTCATCTTGGACTTTCAAACGCTCAAGGACTGCTTGAATTCTTTCTGAGCCAAATCGTCTCATTAAGTCATCTTCTAAAGAAAGATAGAATTGTGTCACACCTGGATCTCCTTGACGTCCTGCACGTCCACGTAACTGATTATCAATACGTCTTGACTCATGACGCTCCGTACCAATAACACAAAGTCCACCAGCCTCAATAACCCCAGCGCCTAATTTAATATCGGTTCCACGTCCAGCCATATTAGTTGCAATAGTAATCGAACCTTTTTGTCCAGCATTCGTTATGATTTCTGCTTCTTTAAAGTGATTTTTAGCATTTAGTACTTCATGTTTAATTTTTGCTTGCTTCAACAAACCAGATAATAATTCTGAAGTTTCAACAGCGACTGTTCCGACCAATATAGGTTGTCCAGTAGCGTGTCGTTCTTTGATTTCTTCAACAACTGCTTCGAACTTACTAATTAATGTAGGATACAACAAGTCTGGACGGTCATCACGAACTAATGGTTTATTCGTTGGAATCGCTACAACGCTAATGTTGTAGATTTCACGGAACTCTTCTTCTTCTGTCTTCGCTGTTCCGGTCATTCCTGCTAATTTCTTATACATTCTAAAGAAGTTTTGGAATGTAATATTTGCCATAGTTTTTGATTCGTTTTGAATTGTGACGCCTTCTTTAGCTTCAATTGCTTGATGTAAGCCATCTGAATAGCGACGACCATCCATGATACGTCCCGTAAATTGGTCAACAATCATCACCTTATCGTCTTGAATAACGTAATCAATATCGAACAACATAATATAATTTGCACGTAAAGCTTGATCCAAGTGATGAGTTAAGGCTTGATTTTCTACATCATACAAGTTCTCTACACGGAAAGTTTTTTCAGCTTTTTCCATTCCTACTTCAGTAAGTACAACGGTTTTTGACTGAACATCAATAGTATAGTCTTCTTCTTCTTTTAATCCTTTAACAAAGAAGTCTGTACGCGTATAAAGAGTCGTAGACTTTTCAGCTTGTCCAGAAATAATCAAAGGTGTCCTAGCTTCATCGATTAAAATAGAGTCGACTTCATCGACAATAGCGTAATGCAAGGGTCTTTGTACCATCTGTTCTTTATAAACAACCATATTATCTCTTAGATAATCAAAACCCATTTCATTGTTAGTGCTGTACATAACGTCAGCCAAGTAGGCTTCGCGTTTTTCTTCAGCTGTTTTTGAGTTCAAGTTTAATCCAACGGTTAGTCCTAACCATTGATACAATTCGCCCATTTCAACAGCATCTCGACTAGCCAAGTATTCATTGACCGTTACGACGTGTACGCCTTCACCAGTTAAGGCATTTAAATAAACCGGCATTGTAGCAGTTAACGTTTTACCTTCACCTGTTTTCATTTCAGGGATATTGCCGCGATGTAACGTCACACCACCCATTAACTGAACGTGGTAAGGGTATAACCCAAGGACACGTTTTGCTGCTTCACGAACAACCGCAAAAGCCTCAGGTAATAAGTCATCTAATGTTTTACC from Carnobacterium iners includes these protein-coding regions:
- the prfB gene encoding peptide chain release factor 2 (programmed frameshift) — translated: MEISDIRNKVEAVKEKIAGFGGLFDLESMEQNIAEYDYQMTNPTFWDDAQKAQALINEANTLKETYTSFKQLEDKQEELELMLDMVKEENDPDLEEELENDSKIFFQTLEQYELDMLLSEPYDKNNAIIELHPGAGGTESQDWGSMLLRMYTRWADKKGFKVETLDYQAGDEAGIKSVTLLIKGHNAYGYLKAEKGVHRLVRISPFDSAGRRHTSFVSIDVIPEIEGDINIEINSDDLRVDTYRASGAGGQHINKTDSAIRITHTPTGIVVASQAQRSQMKNRDQAMGMLKAKLHQLDIKKKEQEMAEIRGEQKEIGWGSQIRSYVFHPYTMVKDHRTNYESGNVTNVMDGDIDSFIQAYLRSTLTPDN
- the secA gene encoding preprotein translocase subunit SecA, which encodes MANFLRSLIENDKKELKSLSKVADQIEIFADQMAALSDEELKAKTLEFRLSYQNGKTLDDLLPEAFAVVREAAKRVLGLYPYHVQLMGGVTLHRGNIPEMKTGEGKTLTATMPVYLNALTGEGVHVVTVNEYLASRDAVEMGELYQWLGLTVGLNLNSKTAEEKREAYLADVMYSTNNEMGFDYLRDNMVVYKEQMVQRPLHYAIVDEVDSILIDEARTPLIISGQAEKSTTLYTRTDFFVKGLKEEEDYTIDVQSKTVVLTEVGMEKAEKTFRVENLYDVENQALTHHLDQALRANYIMLFDIDYVIQDDKVMIVDQFTGRIMDGRRYSDGLHQAIEAKEGVTIQNESKTMANITFQNFFRMYKKLAGMTGTAKTEEEEFREIYNISVVAIPTNKPLVRDDRPDLLYPTLISKFEAVVEEIKERHATGQPILVGTVAVETSELLSGLLKQAKIKHEVLNAKNHFKEAEIITNAGQKGSITIATNMAGRGTDIKLGAGVIEAGGLCVIGTERHESRRIDNQLRGRAGRQGDPGVTQFYLSLEDDLMRRFGSERIQAVLERLKVQDEDAVIQSKMISRQVESAQKRVEGNNYDTRKNVLQYDDVMREQREIMYKQRLEVIMEQESLKKVTIPMMARAINRMVQLHTQGLKEEWSLQNILDFAHSAVVHPDDLSLVDLENKSAIEIQTILLDAAKEIYTEKEQQLNGTEQVLEFEKVVILRVVDSKWTDHIDTMDQLRQGIGLVAYGQSNPLVEYQTEGFRLFEEMIAAIDYDVTRLLMKSQIRQNLQREQVAKGTTARSAGDGEVVKEAKKKPVSADGTKVGRNDPCPCGSGKKYKNCHGQA